Proteins encoded by one window of Chryseobacterium foetidum:
- a CDS encoding superoxide dismutase, whose protein sequence is MSFELPQLGYAYDALEPTIDAKTMEIHHSKHHQAYIDNLNKAIEGTELADKSIEEICKTGTDKPAVRNNGGGHFNHSLFWEILTPGGSNEPVGLVRNAIENYGGLEKFKTDFSEAAKTRFGSGWAWLVKNEDGSVSVTSTPNQDNPLMPVADIKGTPVLGLDVWEHAYYLNYQNRRPDYVSAFFSVVNWDKVEELFNK, encoded by the coding sequence ATGTCATTTGAATTACCACAACTAGGTTATGCTTACGATGCTTTAGAGCCGACTATTGATGCAAAAACAATGGAGATTCACCACTCGAAGCACCACCAGGCGTATATCGACAATTTAAATAAAGCAATTGAAGGTACTGAGCTTGCAGACAAATCTATCGAAGAAATCTGCAAAACAGGAACTGACAAACCTGCAGTAAGAAATAACGGAGGCGGACACTTTAACCACTCATTATTTTGGGAAATTCTTACTCCTGGTGGTAGCAATGAGCCTGTAGGATTGGTTAGAAACGCTATCGAAAATTATGGTGGATTAGAAAAATTCAAGACTGATTTTTCTGAAGCTGCTAAAACAAGATTCGGATCTGGATGGGCCTGGTTGGTTAAGAATGAAGATGGTTCTGTTTCTGTAACTTCTACGCCAAATCAGGACAACCCTTTGATGCCTGTTGCAGACATTAAAGGAACTCCGGTTTTAGGATTGGATGTTTGGGAGCACGCTTATTACTTAAACTACCAAAACAGAAGACCTGATTATGTTTCAGCGTTTTTCTCTGTTGTAAACTGGGATAAAGTGGAGGAATTATTCAACAAATAA